A portion of the Magnolia sinica isolate HGM2019 chromosome 17, MsV1, whole genome shotgun sequence genome contains these proteins:
- the LOC131230840 gene encoding glutaredoxin-C1-like, whose translation MEDVRRLAAKSAVVIFSSSTCCMCHAVKRLFRDLGVNPTIYELNEEPSGREMEGALVELLGHGPAVPTVFIGGRLVGPTDRVMSLHLNGSLVPLLKAAGALWL comes from the coding sequence ATGGAAGATGTGAGAAGATTGGCCGCTAAAAGTGCAGTAGTCATCTTCAGCTCGAGCACATGTTGCATGTGTCACGCCGTCAAGAGGCTCTTCCGCGACCTTGGGGTCAATCCCACCATTTATGAGCTCAATGAGGAACCGAGCGGAAGGGAAATGGAGGGGGCACTAGTCGAGCTACTAGGTCATGGCCCAGCTGTGCCAACGGTGTTTATAGGAGGACGCTTGGTGGGCCCGACCGATCGGGTCATGTCTCTCCATCTCAATGGATCTTTAGTCCCACTGCTTAAAGCAGCAGGAGCTCTTTGGCTATAG